From a single Lonchura striata isolate bLonStr1 chromosome 13, bLonStr1.mat, whole genome shotgun sequence genomic region:
- the SHCBP1 gene encoding SHC SH2 domain-binding protein 1 has translation MAELRPPGPRGDGRDSPAAGTGPGDRPEQTEGLQREDAESDWSADSWSDYGSRDKPGTALGRTVPDGNVLFPDIFHTNHLLFYDRFSAYQDYILSDCKASEVKQFIAEYLEKVLEPSGWQAIWRTNVFEVLLRVVDVNFPALKAVVQLSEPFLCESQDSSFTLECMQELLELKEHQILLQELWVVYDESGEFDQTALAIEHVRFFYQYIWRTWDEEEEDEFDYFVRCVEPRLRLHYDILEQRVPSGLVVDYQNLLSQCEELYDKFLNVRNSISGNDSDSEAGNVSMVEGLKLYDKVEHIKQRLKLIETPLLRYVFGYQKYGSLQAKGPRSAGAKVIHVVPWTMTANLLQLLTRDKLCPESSEALEVQFHRDPLAAVNACYEGERVIICPGHYFVDGMFSIADSVELEGYGLPDDVVIEKQGKGDNFFNCTGANIKISNLKLVQHDAVEGILNVHHGKTTLENCVLQCETTGITVRTSAELLMKNSDLYGAKGAGVEIYPGSACTLLHNGIHHCKEGILVKNFLDEDYEAPRITMVNNMIHNNEGYGVVLVRPVMPSEMKDAPAQGMKGCTQLAQVGDETACGESSRQEQPGCVTDELELYKQAEASEQTENNSEIANVLGATSAKKRRIHKKRLSQLQFTEADDNLMSQEMFVSVEGNQFKWNGKGSFGIFFF, from the exons ATGGCGGAGCTGCGGCCGCCGGGACCGCGGGGGGACGGCCGGGACTCGCCGGCGGCAGGCACCGGCCCTGGGGACCGCCCCGAGCAGACCGAGG GTCTGCAGCGGGAAGATGCCGAGAGTGATTGGAGTGCTGACTCCTGGAGTGACTATGGCAGTCGTGACAAACCAGGGACTGCTTTGGGAAGGACGGTGCCAGACGGGAACGTGCTTTTCCCAGATATTTTCCACACCAATCATCTTTTGTTTTATGACCGATTCAGCGCTTACCAGGATTATATCTTGT CTGACTGCAAAGCTTCTGAGGTGAAGCAGTTCATAGCTGAGTACCTGGAGAAGGTCCTTGAGCCCTCTGGCTGGCAGGCGATCTGGCGCACTAACGTGTTTGAGGTCCTCCTTAGG GTGGTTGATGTGAATTTCCCAGCCCTGAAGGCAGTTGTGCAGCTCAGTGAGCCCTTCCTGTGCGAGTCCCAGGACAGCAGCTTTACCCTGGAGTGCatgcaggagctcctggagctgaagGAACATCAgatcctgctgcaggagctgtgggttGTATATGATGAGTCAGGAGAGTTTGACCAGACAGCACTAGCCATAGAGCATGTCAG GTTTTTCTACCAGTACATCTGGAGGACCtgggacgaggaagaggaggatgagttTGATTACTTTGTGCGATGTGTTGAGCCCCGACTGAGACT GCACTATGACATCCTGGAACAGCGGGTGCCTTCTGGGCTGGTAGTTGATTACCAGAACTTGTTATCTCAGTGTGAAGAGCTTTATGACAAGTTTTTAAATGTGAGGAACAGCATCTCAGGCAATGATTCGGACTCAGAAGCAGGAAACGTTTCCATGGTGGAAGGACTAAAATTGTATGACAAAGTGGAGCACATAAAACAAAGGCTAAAACTAATTGAGACTCCTCTGCTGAG GTACGTGTTTGGTTACCAAAAATACGGCAGCCTCCAGGCTAAAGGACCAAGATCAGCGGGTGCCAAGGTCATTCATGTTGTGCCCTGGACCATGACAGCAAATCTGCTCCAGCTGTTGACAAGAGACAAACTTTGCCCAGAATCTTCTGAAGCCTTAGAAGTACAG TTTCACCGTGATCCACTAGCAGCTGTAAATGCCTGTTATGAAGGAGAGAGAGTCATCATCTGTCCTGGCCATTATTTTGTTGATGGCATGTTCTCCATTGCTGATTCAGTAGAGCTCGAAG GCTATGGCCTGCCAGATGATGTTGTGATAGAAAAACAAGGGAAAGGAGACAACTTCTTTAACTGTACAGGAGCCAATATAAAGATCTCCAATTTGAAGTTAGTGCAGCATGATGCTGTGGAGGGGATTTTAA ATGTTCATCATGGAAAAACCACACTGGAGAATTGTGTGTTACAGTGTGAGACCACTGGAATAACAGTAAGGACATCAGCTGAGCTACTGATGAAAAACTCAGATCTCTATGGGGCAAAG GGTGCTGGTGTGGAGATCTATCCAGGGAGTGCGTGTACCCTGCTGCACAACGGGATCCACCACTGCAAGGAGGGAATACTGGTCAAG aATTTCTTAGATGAAGATTATGAGGCTCCCAGGATAACCATGGTTAATAATATGATCCACAATAATGAAGGATATGGTGTGGTCCTGGTGAGACCAGTGATGCCCTCTGAAATGAaggatgctccagcacagggAATGAAAG GGTGTACACAACTTGCCCAGGTAGGTGATGAGACAGCCTGTGGAGAGAGCTCCAGGCAAGAACAACCTGGATGTGTAACTGATGAGTTGGAGCTTTATAAGCAAGCTGAGGCTTCTGAACAAACTGAAAACAACTCTGAAATTGCAAATGTACTTGGGGCTACTTCTGCAAAGAAGAGACGGATACACAAGAAAAGACTGAGTCAACTGCAATTTACAGAAGCTGATGACAACTTAATGTCACAGGAAATGTTTGTTTCTGTTGAGGGCAATCAATTCAAATGGAATGGCAAAGGAAGTTTTGGTATCTTCTTTTTCTGA